A DNA window from Amycolatopsis sp. DSM 110486 contains the following coding sequences:
- a CDS encoding chitinase — protein sequence MKPLRRLATVALAAGAALATTLGLAPSALAAPDPVLASPYLYQWGGQTDPAAAMSATGVKAFTLAFMLSDGGCNPKWDGNRDLNGSDAALIQKIRSAGGDVIPSFGGWSGTKLGSQCGSPEDLAGAYQKVIDAYQLKAIDLDIENTDEFENATVQDRILNAVKITKQKNPGVRVVITMGTSPQGPTEWGSRLITQAKAIGANVDVWSVMPFDFSDGGDMAAMTKSAVDGLKDQLKSAFGWSDDEAYRHSGLSSMNGKTDNAGENVSVANFTSIRDYASSHHLGRFTFWATNRDCSGGGECSGIDQEKYAFTKIVAGYQG from the coding sequence ATGAAACCCCTGCGCCGTCTGGCCACCGTCGCGCTCGCCGCGGGCGCCGCGCTGGCCACCACCCTCGGCCTCGCCCCGTCGGCGCTGGCCGCGCCGGACCCCGTGCTCGCTTCGCCGTACCTGTACCAATGGGGCGGGCAGACCGACCCCGCTGCGGCCATGTCGGCCACCGGCGTGAAGGCGTTCACGCTGGCCTTCATGCTGTCCGACGGCGGCTGCAACCCGAAGTGGGACGGCAACCGCGACCTGAACGGTTCGGATGCCGCCCTGATCCAGAAGATCCGCTCGGCCGGCGGCGACGTGATCCCGTCGTTCGGCGGCTGGTCGGGCACCAAGCTCGGCTCGCAGTGCGGGTCGCCGGAAGACCTGGCCGGCGCGTACCAGAAGGTGATCGACGCCTATCAGCTCAAGGCGATCGACCTCGACATCGAGAACACCGACGAGTTCGAGAACGCGACGGTGCAGGACCGGATCCTGAACGCAGTGAAGATCACCAAGCAGAAGAACCCGGGCGTGCGCGTCGTCATCACGATGGGCACGAGCCCGCAGGGCCCGACCGAGTGGGGCAGCCGCCTCATCACGCAGGCCAAGGCGATCGGCGCGAACGTCGACGTCTGGTCGGTCATGCCCTTCGACTTCTCCGACGGCGGCGACATGGCCGCGATGACGAAGTCGGCCGTCGACGGCTTGAAGGACCAGCTGAAGTCCGCTTTCGGCTGGAGCGACGACGAGGCCTACCGGCACAGCGGCCTGTCGTCGATGAACGGCAAGACCGACAACGCCGGCGAGAACGTGTCCGTCGCGAACTTCACCTCGATCCGCGACTACGCCTCGAGCCACCACCTCGGCCGCTTCACGTTCTGGGCCACCAACCGCGATTGCAGCGGCGGCGGCGAGTGCAGCGGCATCGACCAGGAGAAGTACGCGTTCACGAAGATCGTGGCCGGGTACCAGGGCTGA
- a CDS encoding MarR family transcriptional regulator, protein MRLENPTTGHLVWRLSMKWRAAVDRTVKPLGLTHAQYSLLATLTGLVVRGVRPSQRELADHTGLEALHVSKLARALEQAGLVTRPPDPDDPRAVRLDLTARGHEVITEAIALVRDLHEELTADLGGSRSARTRRFRHTLQTLLGEDPTGSEKTMTTARAVGGRDLNLAAAASRSLLTALLDREGLDFTEYVVLRTVANGAQPADTLVETIAATAVAPAEVVRSVVDRLVSAGRLTSGDVVDVTPATRDLVERLTADSTAAGDRLFAGIAPEDLEAAKRVLDTVTARAGEIRSQL, encoded by the coding sequence ATGCGCCTCGAGAACCCGACCACCGGTCACCTCGTGTGGCGGCTGTCCATGAAGTGGCGGGCGGCCGTCGACCGGACCGTGAAGCCGCTCGGCCTGACCCACGCCCAGTACTCGCTGCTGGCGACGCTCACCGGCCTCGTGGTGCGCGGGGTCCGGCCGAGCCAGCGCGAACTGGCCGACCACACGGGACTCGAGGCGCTGCACGTGTCGAAGCTGGCGCGGGCGCTCGAACAGGCCGGCCTCGTCACCCGTCCCCCGGACCCGGACGACCCGCGCGCGGTGCGGCTCGACCTCACCGCCCGGGGCCACGAGGTGATCACCGAGGCGATCGCCCTCGTGCGCGACCTGCACGAGGAGCTCACGGCGGACCTCGGCGGCTCCCGCAGCGCGCGGACCCGCCGGTTCCGACACACCCTGCAGACGCTGCTGGGTGAGGACCCCACCGGAAGCGAGAAGACCATGACCACAGCCCGTGCCGTCGGCGGCCGCGACCTGAACCTGGCCGCCGCGGCGTCTCGTTCCCTGCTCACCGCGCTACTGGACCGCGAAGGTCTGGACTTCACCGAATACGTGGTCCTGCGGACGGTGGCCAATGGCGCCCAGCCCGCCGACACCTTGGTGGAGACCATCGCGGCGACGGCCGTCGCGCCCGCCGAGGTGGTGCGCTCGGTGGTGGACCGGCTCGTGTCGGCGGGTCGGCTGACCAGTGGGGACGTCGTCGACGTCACCCCGGCAACGCGGGACCTGGTCGAACGCCTGACGGCGGACTCGACCGCGGCCGGCGATCGACTGTTCGCGGGCATCGCCCCTGAGGACCTGGAGGCGGCGAAACGCGTCCTCGACACCGTGACGGCGCGAGCGGGCGAGATCCGCTCGCAGCTCTGA
- a CDS encoding nucleoside deaminase: MQIDPHALLAVAREEAELGKAEGGVPIGAALFDHSGKLLGRGHNRRVQDGDPSLHAETTAFRNAGRRPHYRDTIMVTTLSPCWYCSGLVRQFGIPRVIIGEAKTFSGGHDWLAEHGVRIDVLDDPACTALMEEFIETRPQLWFEDIGVPSTSD; the protein is encoded by the coding sequence ATGCAGATCGATCCGCACGCGTTGCTCGCCGTCGCCCGTGAGGAGGCCGAGCTCGGGAAGGCCGAGGGCGGCGTGCCGATCGGCGCGGCCCTCTTCGACCACTCCGGCAAGCTCCTCGGCCGCGGCCACAACCGCCGGGTGCAGGACGGCGACCCGTCGCTGCACGCGGAGACCACGGCGTTCCGCAACGCCGGGCGCCGCCCCCACTACCGCGACACGATCATGGTCACCACGCTCTCGCCGTGCTGGTACTGCAGCGGCCTCGTGCGCCAGTTCGGCATCCCGCGGGTGATCATCGGCGAAGCCAAGACCTTCTCCGGCGGCCACGACTGGCTCGCCGAGCACGGCGTGCGCATCGACGTCCTCGACGACCCCGCGTGCACGGCGCTGATGGAGGAGTTCATCGAGACTCGGCCGCAGCTGTGGTTCGAGGACATCGGCGTCCCGTCCACTTCGGACTGA
- a CDS encoding TetR/AcrR family transcriptional regulator, which translates to MLREPQQERSRTTRRRLIEAAMDCIGERGWHGVTVAVIAERAGVSRGAAQHHFPTREDLVAAAVELLGESQITELRTKADSLPTGASRIFGVVEMVLNLYTGPLFRAALQLWAVASSDEQLRSTLVPLEARVGREAHRVTVELLGVDEAKPGVRELVQATLDLARGLGLANLLTDDTRRRRQIVREWAHTLETRLSGTGEA; encoded by the coding sequence ATGCTCCGGGAACCGCAGCAGGAGCGCAGCCGCACCACTCGCCGGCGGCTGATCGAGGCCGCGATGGACTGCATCGGCGAGCGGGGCTGGCACGGCGTCACGGTGGCCGTGATCGCCGAACGCGCCGGCGTGTCGCGCGGCGCCGCGCAGCACCACTTCCCGACGCGCGAGGACCTCGTCGCGGCGGCCGTGGAGCTGCTCGGCGAGTCGCAGATCACCGAGCTGCGGACGAAGGCCGACAGCCTGCCGACGGGCGCGTCGCGGATCTTCGGGGTGGTGGAGATGGTGCTCAACCTCTACACCGGACCCCTGTTCCGTGCCGCGCTGCAGCTGTGGGCCGTGGCCTCCAGCGACGAACAGCTGAGGTCGACGCTGGTGCCGCTCGAGGCGCGCGTCGGCCGCGAGGCGCACCGCGTGACGGTGGAGCTGCTGGGCGTCGACGAGGCGAAGCCAGGGGTCCGCGAGCTGGTCCAGGCCACCCTGGACCTGGCCCGCGGCCTCGGCCTCGCCAACCTGCTGACCGACGACACCCGCCGCCGGCGCCAGATCGTGCGGGAGTGGGCCCACACTCTGGAGACGCGACTGTCCGGAACCGGCGAGGCCTAG
- a CDS encoding biotin carboxylase N-terminal domain-containing protein has translation MIHNLLVANRGEIARRVFRSCRDAGIGTTAVFSDADAAAPHTREADVAVRLPGDAPGETYLRAELIVKAAADAGADAVHPGYGFLSENAAFARAVLDAGLTWVGPPPAAIETMGSKVESKRIMAAAGVPVLSELDPSQVGDADLPLLVKASAGGGGRGMRVVREVSELAEAVESARAEAGSAFGDPTVFCERYLETGRHIEVQVLADSHGTVWAVGERECSIQRRHQKVVEEAPSPFVDDAMRAELFDAARKAALAIDYVGAGTVEFLAGPDGRFYFLEMNTRLQVEHPVTENVTGLDLVALQLSVAQGAKLPPEPPAPQGHSIEVRLYAEDPAAGWQPQSGTLHTFEVPGVDREFTHGAGLRLDSGVESGSVVGVHYDPMLAKVITWAPTRDEAARRLATALAGAKIHGVVTNRDLLVNILRHDAFLAGETDTAFFDRHGLGTLAKPLVSGDGEKLSALAAALAGAAGNRAAATTLGRLPSGWRNVRSVGQRKVFTRGDTTHEVLYSLTRDGLRAEGHDDVRLVSAEPGRVVLDVAGVRRTFTVARHGEKSFVDSALGSVAFTAEPRFADPSAALAAGSLVAPMPGTIVRLAVGVGDAVAAGDPLLWLEAMKMEHRIAAPADGVVTELPVKVGLQVEVGTILAVVGEAVVGERA, from the coding sequence GTGATCCACAACCTGCTGGTCGCCAACCGCGGCGAGATCGCCCGCCGCGTTTTCCGCAGCTGCCGCGACGCCGGCATCGGCACGACGGCCGTGTTCTCCGACGCCGACGCCGCGGCCCCGCACACGCGCGAGGCCGACGTCGCGGTCCGGCTGCCGGGAGACGCGCCGGGAGAGACGTACCTGCGCGCGGAGCTGATCGTGAAGGCCGCGGCCGACGCGGGCGCCGACGCCGTGCACCCGGGCTACGGGTTCCTGTCGGAGAACGCCGCGTTCGCGCGGGCCGTGCTCGACGCCGGGCTCACGTGGGTCGGCCCGCCGCCCGCCGCGATCGAGACGATGGGCTCCAAAGTGGAGTCGAAGCGGATCATGGCCGCCGCCGGTGTGCCGGTGCTGTCCGAACTGGACCCCAGTCAAGTCGGCGACGCCGATCTGCCGTTGCTGGTCAAGGCTTCCGCAGGCGGCGGCGGTCGCGGTATGCGGGTGGTCCGGGAGGTGAGTGAGCTCGCCGAGGCCGTCGAGAGCGCCCGGGCCGAGGCCGGTTCCGCGTTCGGGGACCCGACGGTGTTCTGCGAGCGTTACCTCGAGACGGGCCGCCACATCGAGGTGCAGGTGCTCGCCGACAGCCACGGCACGGTGTGGGCGGTGGGGGAGCGCGAGTGCTCCATCCAGCGCCGGCACCAGAAGGTGGTGGAGGAAGCGCCGTCGCCGTTCGTCGACGACGCCATGCGCGCGGAGCTGTTCGACGCGGCGCGCAAGGCCGCGTTGGCCATCGACTACGTCGGCGCGGGCACGGTGGAGTTCCTCGCCGGGCCGGACGGTCGGTTCTACTTCCTGGAGATGAACACCCGCCTGCAGGTGGAGCACCCGGTGACCGAGAACGTCACCGGCCTCGACCTCGTGGCGCTGCAGCTTTCCGTGGCCCAGGGCGCGAAGCTGCCGCCGGAACCGCCTGCGCCGCAAGGGCATTCGATCGAGGTCCGCCTCTACGCCGAAGACCCTGCCGCGGGTTGGCAACCGCAGAGCGGCACGCTGCACACCTTCGAGGTGCCCGGCGTCGACCGCGAGTTCACACACGGCGCGGGGCTGCGGCTCGACTCCGGCGTGGAGAGCGGGTCCGTCGTCGGCGTGCACTACGACCCGATGCTCGCCAAGGTCATCACGTGGGCGCCGACGCGCGACGAGGCCGCCCGCCGGCTCGCCACCGCGCTGGCCGGGGCGAAGATCCACGGCGTGGTCACCAACCGCGACCTGCTCGTGAACATCCTGCGCCACGACGCTTTCCTCGCGGGCGAGACCGACACGGCGTTCTTCGACCGCCATGGCCTCGGCACGCTCGCGAAGCCGCTGGTCAGCGGTGACGGGGAAAAGCTCTCCGCGCTCGCCGCCGCACTGGCCGGCGCCGCGGGCAACCGCGCGGCCGCGACCACTCTGGGCCGTCTGCCCAGTGGCTGGCGCAACGTGCGTTCGGTGGGGCAGCGCAAGGTTTTCACGCGCGGGGACACGACCCACGAGGTCCTGTACTCGCTCACCCGGGACGGCCTGCGGGCCGAGGGGCACGACGACGTGCGGCTGGTCTCGGCGGAGCCGGGCCGGGTAGTGCTCGACGTGGCGGGTGTGCGACGCACGTTTACCGTCGCGCGGCACGGCGAAAAGTCCTTTGTCGACTCCGCGCTCGGCTCGGTGGCGTTCACGGCGGAGCCGCGGTTCGCGGACCCGTCGGCGGCGCTGGCGGCGGGCTCGCTCGTCGCGCCGATGCCGGGCACGATCGTGCGGCTGGCGGTGGGCGTGGGCGACGCCGTGGCGGCGGGGGATCCGCTGCTGTGGCTGGAGGCGATGAAGATGGAACACCGGATCGCGGCCCCCGCCGACGGCGTGGTCACCGAGCTGCCGGTGAAGGTCGGGTTGCAGGTCGAGGTCGGCACGATTCTGGCTGTGGTGGGAGAAGCTGTGGTGGGAGAACGAGCATGA
- a CDS encoding SDR family oxidoreductase gives MSEKTERSLAGRTIIMSGGSRGIGEAIALRAAADGANVALLAKTAEPHPKLPGTIYTAAEAIEKAGGKALPILGDVRDDEGVAAAVAKTVEQFGGIDIVVNNASAIDLTPTEQVSMKRYDLMQDINARGTFLLSKLAIPHLRKSANPHVLTLSPPISLDEKWFTAGHLAYSIAKYSMSLVTVGLAAELRKDGIAANSLWPRTTIDTAAIRNVVGAELADRSRTPEIMADAAYAILTRPSRSTTGNFFLDDEVLAAEGVTDLSKYRIGSSEADLQLDFWVDPA, from the coding sequence GTGTCTGAGAAGACTGAGAGGTCTCTGGCGGGCCGCACGATCATCATGTCCGGCGGCAGCCGCGGCATCGGCGAGGCGATCGCCCTGCGCGCGGCCGCCGACGGCGCGAACGTGGCTCTGCTGGCCAAGACCGCCGAACCGCACCCGAAGCTGCCCGGCACGATCTACACCGCGGCCGAGGCCATCGAGAAGGCCGGCGGCAAGGCGCTGCCCATCCTCGGCGACGTCCGCGACGACGAGGGCGTGGCCGCCGCGGTGGCGAAGACCGTCGAGCAGTTCGGCGGCATCGACATCGTGGTGAACAACGCGAGCGCGATCGACCTCACGCCCACCGAGCAGGTGAGCATGAAACGCTACGACCTGATGCAGGACATCAACGCGCGCGGCACTTTCCTGCTGTCCAAGCTGGCCATCCCGCACCTGCGCAAGTCGGCCAACCCGCACGTGCTCACGCTGTCGCCGCCGATCAGCCTCGACGAGAAGTGGTTCACGGCCGGGCACCTCGCGTACAGCATCGCGAAGTACTCGATGAGCCTCGTGACCGTCGGGCTCGCGGCGGAGCTGAGGAAGGACGGCATCGCGGCGAACTCGCTGTGGCCGCGCACCACGATCGACACCGCGGCGATCCGCAACGTCGTGGGCGCGGAGCTGGCCGACCGCAGCCGCACGCCGGAGATCATGGCCGACGCCGCGTACGCGATCCTCACCCGGCCCAGCCGCTCGACGACCGGCAACTTCTTCCTGGACGATGAGGTGCTCGCGGCCGAGGGCGTCACTGATCTGTCGAAGTACCGGATCGGGTCGTCGGAAGCGGACCTGCAGCTCGACTTCTGGGTCGATCCGGCCTGA
- a CDS encoding histidine-type phosphatase has protein sequence MRRVVAGIGGAALALSGLFALPAQAHEGNANQDAFTTKTAYEPQGNLYSYERLPSSFRPVFTENVSRHGARTLSDSDDGDALLALWNTAKSEGALTGVGKQLGPDVQALLAANARDGYGLLTQVGRDEMRTTAQRMVRRLPSLFADAAKGTTPKIDVVASSQQRTVDSANEFVAGLKAAKPGLATTATRTDDALLYFHKSNVEYNDYVDNDPRVAAAEKAATDQPHTHAVARSVLQRSFSKKFVDEIAAGKHAEFKDEVAAADALYSMDQVTVDLAGEGHWHFDRYITLDEASWFGYLDDVTSFYENGPAFSGSDITYKMAGGLLGDMFAQLDAKRAGTTTRDAELRFTHAEEIFPLASLLGLPGATKQQPESKLFTYANNPFRGAQVAPMAANIQWDLYTDGHSYLVRMLYNEKQTAFKASCAPVHRGSHFYRLDELERCYAQS, from the coding sequence ATGAGACGTGTTGTGGCCGGAATCGGCGGGGCCGCATTGGCCCTGTCGGGGCTGTTCGCCCTGCCGGCGCAGGCGCACGAGGGGAACGCGAACCAGGACGCGTTCACCACCAAGACCGCCTACGAGCCGCAGGGCAACCTGTACTCCTACGAGCGGCTGCCTTCGTCGTTCCGCCCGGTGTTCACCGAGAACGTCTCGCGCCACGGCGCGCGTACGCTGTCCGACAGCGACGACGGCGACGCCTTGCTGGCGCTGTGGAACACCGCGAAGTCCGAGGGCGCGCTGACCGGCGTCGGCAAGCAGCTCGGCCCGGACGTGCAGGCGCTGCTCGCCGCCAACGCCCGTGACGGCTACGGCCTGCTCACCCAGGTTGGCCGCGACGAGATGCGCACCACAGCGCAGCGCATGGTGCGACGGCTGCCGTCGCTCTTCGCCGACGCGGCAAAGGGAACGACGCCGAAGATCGACGTCGTCGCGTCGAGCCAGCAGCGCACGGTGGACAGTGCCAACGAGTTCGTCGCCGGCCTGAAGGCGGCGAAGCCCGGCTTGGCGACCACAGCCACCCGCACCGACGACGCCCTGTTGTACTTCCACAAGTCGAACGTCGAGTACAACGACTACGTCGACAACGACCCGCGCGTCGCCGCCGCCGAGAAGGCCGCGACGGACCAGCCGCACACGCACGCCGTGGCGCGTTCGGTGCTGCAGCGCAGCTTCTCGAAGAAGTTCGTGGACGAGATCGCGGCCGGGAAGCACGCCGAGTTCAAGGACGAGGTCGCCGCGGCCGACGCCTTGTACTCGATGGACCAGGTCACCGTGGACCTCGCGGGCGAGGGCCACTGGCACTTCGACCGCTACATCACGCTCGACGAGGCCTCGTGGTTCGGCTACCTCGACGACGTGACTTCGTTCTACGAGAACGGTCCCGCGTTCTCCGGCAGCGACATCACGTACAAGATGGCCGGCGGCCTGCTCGGCGACATGTTCGCCCAGCTCGACGCCAAGCGCGCCGGCACCACCACGCGCGATGCCGAACTGCGCTTCACCCACGCCGAGGAGATCTTCCCCCTGGCGTCGCTGCTCGGCCTGCCCGGCGCCACGAAGCAGCAGCCCGAGAGCAAGCTGTTCACCTACGCGAACAACCCGTTCCGCGGCGCGCAGGTGGCGCCGATGGCGGCGAACATCCAGTGGGACCTCTACACCGACGGTCACAGCTACCTCGTGCGCATGCTCTACAACGAGAAGCAGACCGCGTTCAAGGCGAGCTGCGCGCCGGTGCACCGCGGCAGCCACTTCTACCGGCTCGACGAGCTCGAGCGTTGCTACGCCCAGTCCTGA
- a CDS encoding YafY family protein: MYGTSERLLRLLSLLQARRDWPGPDLADRLGVDVRTVRRDVERLRGLGYPVHATPGVAGGYRLGAGAALPPLLLDDDEAVAVAVGLRTAANGTVSGIEETSVRALAKLEQVLPARLRHRVSAMGSAMLQLGGGGPVIDAEVLTVIASACRDHERVRFTYANHTGQVTERDVEPLRLVHTGRRWYLVAYDLGRDGWRTFRVDRIEGVPAPGFRFTPREPPAEDLAAYVSQAISSAPYAHQMSLLVSVPAEVLAARVPPTAGTVEPVDEHTCRLRTGATDLAAAPFYLAQWDYDFVVEDAPPGLLDRLARIAERFASAAARS; this comes from the coding sequence ATGTACGGAACCTCGGAGCGGCTGCTGCGCCTGTTGTCCCTGCTGCAGGCCCGCCGCGACTGGCCGGGGCCGGACCTGGCCGACCGGCTCGGCGTCGACGTGCGCACGGTCCGCCGCGACGTCGAGCGCCTGCGTGGCCTCGGTTACCCGGTGCACGCGACGCCGGGGGTCGCGGGTGGCTACCGGCTGGGGGCCGGCGCCGCGCTGCCACCGTTGCTGCTGGACGACGACGAGGCCGTGGCCGTCGCGGTCGGGCTGCGGACGGCGGCGAACGGCACGGTGTCGGGCATCGAGGAGACGTCGGTGCGGGCGCTGGCCAAGCTCGAGCAGGTGCTGCCCGCGCGGCTGCGCCACCGCGTGAGCGCCATGGGCTCGGCGATGCTGCAGCTCGGTGGCGGGGGACCGGTCATCGACGCCGAGGTGCTCACCGTGATCGCGTCGGCCTGCCGCGACCACGAGCGGGTGCGCTTCACCTACGCCAACCACACCGGCCAGGTCACCGAACGCGACGTCGAGCCCCTGCGCCTGGTCCACACGGGTCGTCGCTGGTACCTCGTCGCCTACGACCTGGGCCGCGACGGCTGGCGTACGTTCCGCGTCGACCGCATCGAAGGTGTGCCGGCGCCCGGGTTCCGCTTCACGCCGCGCGAACCGCCCGCGGAAGACCTCGCCGCGTACGTGTCGCAGGCGATCTCTTCGGCGCCGTACGCACACCAGATGTCCCTGCTCGTGTCGGTGCCTGCGGAGGTGCTCGCGGCCCGCGTGCCGCCGACCGCCGGCACCGTCGAGCCCGTGGACGAGCACACGTGCCGGCTGCGCACCGGCGCGACCGACCTCGCCGCGGCGCCGTTCTACCTCGCGCAGTGGGACTACGACTTCGTCGTGGAAGACGCGCCGCCCGGCCTGCTCGACCGGCTGGCGCGCATCGCGGAACGCTTCGCCTCGGCGGCGGCGCGCAGCTGA
- a CDS encoding acyl-CoA dehydrogenase family protein encodes MNAMNFVEPEERVALRKAASELARKYGHEYYSKKARSGEKTVELWDEAGRLGYLGVNLPEEYGGGGAGIADLAAVLEEFAAAGSPLLLMVVSPAICGTVISRFGTDEQKKQWLPGISDGSKKMVFAITEPDAGSNSHKITTTARRDGSDWVLSGRKVFISGVDEADAVLVVGRTEDAKSGRLKPALYIVPTDTPGFEFKQIEMDLVSPEKQFGLFLDDVHLPAEALVGEEGAAIAQLFAGLNPERIMGASFSLGTARYALDKAVAYANERQVWGAPIGSHQGLAHPLAQIKIELELAKLMTQKAASLYDSGDDFASGESANMAKYAAAEAAIHAVDQAVQTHGGNGLATEYGLGTLVTAVRLGRIAPVSREMVLNFVGQHTLGLPKSY; translated from the coding sequence ATGAACGCGATGAACTTCGTCGAGCCCGAGGAGCGCGTGGCGCTGCGCAAGGCGGCTTCGGAACTGGCGCGCAAGTACGGGCACGAGTACTACTCGAAGAAGGCCCGCTCGGGCGAGAAGACCGTCGAACTGTGGGACGAGGCCGGCCGGCTCGGTTACCTCGGCGTGAACCTGCCCGAGGAGTACGGCGGCGGCGGTGCGGGCATCGCCGACCTCGCCGCGGTGCTGGAGGAGTTCGCGGCCGCGGGTTCGCCGTTGCTGCTGATGGTCGTCTCTCCGGCGATCTGCGGCACGGTGATCTCGCGCTTCGGCACGGACGAGCAGAAGAAGCAGTGGCTGCCGGGAATTTCCGACGGCAGCAAAAAGATGGTCTTCGCCATCACCGAGCCCGACGCCGGGTCCAACTCGCACAAGATCACCACCACCGCGCGCCGCGACGGCAGTGATTGGGTCCTGAGCGGACGGAAGGTGTTCATCTCCGGCGTCGACGAGGCCGACGCGGTGCTCGTGGTCGGGCGCACGGAGGACGCGAAGTCGGGCCGCCTCAAGCCCGCGCTCTACATCGTGCCCACCGACACCCCGGGCTTCGAGTTCAAGCAGATCGAGATGGATCTGGTCTCGCCGGAGAAGCAGTTCGGCCTGTTCCTCGACGACGTCCACCTGCCGGCCGAAGCGCTGGTGGGGGAGGAGGGCGCGGCGATCGCGCAGCTGTTCGCGGGCCTGAACCCCGAACGCATCATGGGCGCGTCGTTCTCGCTCGGCACCGCTCGCTACGCGCTCGACAAAGCCGTAGCGTACGCCAACGAGCGCCAGGTGTGGGGCGCGCCGATCGGCTCTCACCAGGGGCTGGCGCACCCGCTGGCGCAGATCAAGATCGAGCTGGAGCTGGCGAAGCTGATGACGCAGAAGGCGGCTTCCCTCTACGACTCCGGGGACGACTTCGCGTCGGGCGAGTCGGCCAACATGGCCAAGTACGCCGCCGCGGAGGCCGCGATCCACGCCGTGGACCAGGCCGTGCAGACGCACGGCGGCAACGGGCTCGCGACCGAGTACGGCCTCGGCACGCTCGTGACCGCGGTGCGGCTCGGGCGGATCGCGCCGGTGAGCCGCGAGATGGTGCTCAACTTCGTCGGGCAGCACACCCTCGGGCTGCCGAAGTCCTATTAG
- a CDS encoding diguanylate cyclase, producing the protein MANWELWRVRTRALAAFVVCVDVVALAATIAVAVLVPLPLTGSARFAVLVAGLLVSAELSRSAERGRGETLLGPGFGTPWVFAGAVVLPPVPAVVLAVVSGAHRWLRVRRRAPYRQVFEVAATALAVLLVGRFLAVTVPVPPSSLGDVRLMGLLVVAAVVFTLVDAALTGVVRGYRQGVAGLLFDVAMVGLGIALAWAVVDSPLVVPLLAAALVVLHRGGVGATSRAEPTADAGTGALTASAWWDAVRVQPAPAYSVLVLDLDRFGDVNARHGRRVGDAVLRAIADALRDEVRSADLVGRSGGGEFAVFLPGTKPFDALAIAERIRLRVASTAVALKAPYGSPQFAWATVSVGVASRSTDADTADAVFAAAVKAVRRAKAGGRNRTVCAGASEAQ; encoded by the coding sequence GTGGCGAACTGGGAGCTGTGGCGCGTGCGCACCCGCGCGCTGGCGGCGTTCGTGGTGTGCGTGGATGTGGTGGCGCTGGCCGCGACCATCGCCGTGGCGGTGCTGGTTCCCTTGCCGCTCACGGGTTCCGCGCGGTTCGCCGTGCTGGTCGCGGGGCTGTTGGTGAGCGCGGAACTGAGCCGCTCGGCCGAACGCGGACGCGGGGAAACGTTGCTGGGCCCGGGTTTCGGCACGCCGTGGGTGTTCGCCGGCGCGGTGGTGCTGCCGCCGGTGCCCGCCGTGGTGCTCGCGGTGGTCTCGGGCGCGCACCGGTGGCTGCGCGTGCGGCGGCGCGCGCCGTACCGGCAGGTGTTCGAGGTGGCCGCGACGGCGCTGGCCGTGCTGCTCGTCGGCCGGTTCCTCGCCGTGACGGTGCCCGTCCCGCCGAGCTCGCTGGGCGATGTCCGCTTGATGGGACTGCTAGTGGTCGCGGCCGTCGTGTTCACGCTCGTCGACGCGGCGCTGACCGGGGTTGTGCGGGGCTACCGGCAGGGTGTGGCGGGGCTGCTGTTCGACGTCGCGATGGTCGGATTGGGTATCGCACTCGCCTGGGCCGTGGTGGATTCGCCGCTCGTCGTGCCACTGCTCGCCGCGGCGCTCGTGGTGCTGCACCGCGGCGGCGTCGGCGCCACCTCGCGCGCCGAGCCGACGGCGGACGCGGGCACCGGCGCCCTCACAGCTTCCGCCTGGTGGGACGCCGTCCGTGTGCAGCCGGCCCCGGCGTACTCCGTGCTGGTGCTCGACCTCGACCGGTTCGGCGACGTCAACGCCCGCCACGGCCGCCGCGTCGGCGATGCCGTGCTGCGGGCCATCGCCGACGCGTTGCGCGACGAAGTCCGCTCCGCCGACCTCGTGGGGCGCTCCGGTGGTGGCGAGTTCGCCGTGTTCCTCCCCGGCACCAAGCCGTTCGACGCGCTCGCCATCGCCGAACGCATCCGCTTGCGAGTCGCCTCGACAGCCGTCGCGTTGAAGGCGCCCTACGGCAGCCCGCAGTTCGCGTGGGCGACCGTGTCCGTCGGCGTCGCCTCCCGTTCCACTGACGCCGACACGGCGGACGCGGTCTTCGCGGCCGCTGTGAAAGCCGTGCGGCGCGCGAAAGCCGGCGGTCGCAACCGGACCGTGTGTGCCGGTGCTTCGGAAGCGCAGTAG